The region CTGGGCCTGACCAGCGTGGCCATTGGTTTCAGCCTGCGGGATGTGCTCAGCAACTACATCTCGGGCGTCATCTTGCTGGCTACGCGCCCCTTTCGCATTGGCGACCAGGTGGTGATCAACAGCTACGAGGGCACCGTCACTCAAATTCAGCTGCGGGCCACCACGGTGCAGACCTACGATGGCCGCTTGGTATACATCCCCAACCAGGAGGTATTTCAGAGCAGCATCACCAACAACACCGCCTCGCCCATCCGCCTCAGCAGCGTCACCGTCGGCATTGACCACGACGCCGACCTGAGCGATCTGTTCCACCGTATTCAGCAGCAGATGCAGCAGATCGAAGGGGTGGAGCTTGACCCCGAACCCCTGGTGCTGGTGCGAGAATTGACCCCCAGCACCGTGAACCTGGAGGCGCAGTTTTGGGTTAACTCCCGCAAACAGTCGTTTTTGCAGGTCACCTCCCAGGTGCTGGCCGCCATTAAGCTGACGCTGCAAGCCGCCCAGTTCGCTGAACTGAATGACCCCGAAGCCATAGCAACTGAGCCCATCCCCAATGGCGATGTACCTGGGCTCGATGCCCCTACCAGCAGCGGTTAGGGGGGCGGAGGCAGCGATTGCCATTGCCCACCTGACGGGTAGCCCAACCTCTACCAGGCCAAGCTGATCGCCTCGACCGGCGAGTAGGTAATTTCGCGCACCATGCCCGGTTGACCCAGGGCTTCGGCCTGCTTGTCGTTGTAGCTGACCATCACCGCTCCGGCATTGCCGGCCCGAATGGTCAGGGCCTGGTCTGCGGTCCACAGGCGAGTGTCGCCCGGCTGCAAAATTCCCTCAAACTCGGTGCTGCCGTCGGAGGTAATCCGCAGCCAGGACTGAGCGGTGAGGGTCATTCTGACTTTGATGGGGGCCTGGGGCTCTTCTGGCTGGGCCGCGGTAGGGGCAGGCCCAGCGGCAGCATTGGGGCTAGCAGAATCGGTCTCTAGAGACCCATCTAGCGGGTTGAGGGGAGGCAGTACGGTCACCTCTGGGGCGGTCTGCCGCAGTACATAGGACAGCCCACTGACGGCCGCTACCAGCAGCAAAAAATAGGCTCCGTAGAGGTGCAGGGGGCGCAGCTGGGCCGCTGGAGACTCTTTCCAGGAGGTGCGCTGAATGCGGGGAGGAGTAAAAAATTGACTGGCCAGGGTTTCCCCATCGAGCTGGAGGGCATCGCCGTAGCGGCGCAGAAGACCCCGAATATATACCGGCTCGGGGAGACCATCGAGGTCGCCCTGCTCAATGGCGCTGAGCAGAGTAGGGCGAATCAGGGTTTTTTCAGCCATGGCCTCTAGAGTGTGCCCCTGCTGCTGACGGGCGGATCGCAGCAGGGTGCCAAGTTCCGAGAGCTGCTCTCGATAGAGGGCATTGGGGTCAACCAACTCTTTTATCTTCATACAGGGAAAATCTAGCTCACAATGGCGAACGGCTAACGAGGGACGGAGGCAGTTTGCTGAGGGGCTGATTGAACCGATGACTCAGCTAATAATGCCTCAATTTCGGCAGATGATAAAGCCCTGTAAGCCCCCACACCTAGGTTGCCCAGCAGAACTGAGCCCACCGCAGTTCGGTGTAAGTCTAACACCCGATGCCCCAGGGCCTGGGCCATACGGCGAATTTGGCGGTTGCGCCCCTCCTGAAGAATCACTTCAAGCTGAGTCTGGTTTAACCCGGAGGAAATCATCCGCACCTGGGCGGGACGGGTGAGTTGACCATCGAGGTAGATCCCCTGCCGCCAGGCGGCGATCGCCTCTGGCGAAGGCTGCCCCTCCAGCCGCACTCGATAGGTTTTCGAAACGTCGTGGCGGGGATGGGTGAGGCGAAAGGTGAAATCTCCGTCGTTGGTGAGCAGCAGGGCTCCCGTGGTGTAGGCGTCGAGCCGCCCCACGGGATGAATGCCTACGGCTTGCAGTTCGGGGGGCAGGGCGCTGAGCACCGTAGGGCGATCGCGGGGGTCGGCACAGGTGGAGACCATGCCCAGGGGTTTGTGCAGCAGCAGGTAGTGCTGGGCGGGACGGTGATGGGCCTGGAGGGGTTGGTGATTGACTTCGATGCGATCGCAGCTGGGATCGGCCCGCTGGCCCAGGTGAGCCACGGCCCCGTTGACCTGCACCTGCCCGGCCTCAATCATCTGCTCGGCCTGGCGTCGGGAGGCAACCCCGTACTGGGAGAGAATTTTCTGTAGCCGCTCTGCCATGACGTCGTGACACCTGCTGTAGGGTGACCCCGGTGGGATTGGTTAACCCCGCTTAACAATTATGGCAGCAATGGGGGGCAACTGAGTATAAGTTCTCAGTCTTGCCCCAAAGGAGACCAAGCCCAGACGCCCCCATGGTCTATAGATTGCTCAAATAACCTTTGCAGAAGGCTAATCGGTCTGGGGCAGCGGCAGCCGCAGCCGCAGCCAGCCGCCCCCCAGATCGGGATGGTTGGCGGCGGTGATGGTGCCGTTGTGGGCCTCGACAATTTGACTGACAATGGCCAGCCCCAGCCCTGTACCGCGGCTGACCTCGGTGACGGTGCCGGGGGCTACCGGAGCCAGGTCAGCGACGGTGCGGCTGCGGGAGGGATCGGCCCGGTAAAAGCGATCGAAGATGTAGGGCAAATCTTTGGCGTTAAAGCCTGACCCCGTATCCATGACGTCGAGGATCAGGGCATCGACCCCGGGGTCGTCGCCGTCGAAGCCAGGACTGAGGGCCGCCCCAGGGGCCATCAGCCGCACGTATACGCTGGCGCGGTTGGGGCTGTGCTTAATGGCGTTGTCCATCAGGTTTAGCAGCACTCGGTGAAAAAGGGGTTCATCCAGACTGGCCAGGCAGTGGCGGGGGCCGTCGTAGGCGAGCTGGAGCCCCTTGACCTCGGCCAGGGGCTCGAGACTCACCCAGGCTCGCTGAATCAGCGGGGGCAGGTCTACCGGTTTGAGGCTCAACCCCTGAAACTGGTCGCCCTGCAGACGGCTGAGGTTCAGCAGATCTTCAACCAGGTTGCTGAGGCGAATCGTTTCGTTCACCAGGCGGTCAAGCCAGCGGCGCTGGCTTTCATCTACGCGGGGCTGGAGGGTCTCAGCCACCAGTCGAATAGAGGTGAGGGGAGTTTTGAGTTCATGGGCAACGTCAGAAGTCCAGCGATCGCGCTGTTGCACCAGCAGCGCGGCCTCCTGCCGGTTCTCTAAAAACACGCCGACTTCCCCCCGGTCGAGGGGAATGGCGTAGCCCCGTAGCGGATAGGTGGGTTCTTCTTTGGGGTGCAGCGGGTCTGGAGAAATTTGGTAGAGCATCCACTCCCGCTGGCAGTGGGCCTGCTTTTCGCGGGTTTCTTCGATCAGGGCGTCTAGCTCGTAGGAGCGGGCCACTTCTAGCAAAAGGCGGCGGCGCTGCACCGGCCCGGTGAGCGGTTGATTCATCTTGAGCAGGCGGTTGGCCTGATCGTTGCACCAGATCAGCTGGTTTTCTTCGTCGACCTGGAGATAGCCGATGGGAGCCGTTTGTAGAATGCGCTCTAGGGTATCGCGACTGGTGCCTAGCGATCGCAGCTGCCGCTGCTGCTGGGGCTGGGTCTGCACCAGCTGCTCTACCTGCCCGAGGGCCGAGGGCCAGTCAGCGGCCTGCAAAATTTTAATTAGGCGACGCTCACGGCACCGCTGCTGCCGCCGCTGCCAAACTAGCAGCAGCGCTCCTGTAGCTAACCCCAGCAAATACACAAAAATAGACAACCTGTTTCCCGGCCGCAGCGATTCGGTCTTGTCCAAGCCTATCGCACAAAAAAGCACCCCCGCAGGGGTGCTTTTGTAAAGATGACGACTCAGGCAATCTCCTGCCCTGACTGCAAAGAATTGCTCCAGCCTTGCGACTGGAGCAACCTCTTCGTCTAACCGGGCAAACTCAACCTAGAAAACTAGCGAACCAAGGCTCCACGGTACTTGAGCCCCTGGGGGTGGTCGGCCTTAACCTGAGGCGCTACGTGCCGAGTGGCAACAGCACCGCGATAGCGACCAATAACTTCCTCAGACACAGGCACCTGAGCGGTAGCTGCTTCGTAATCAACGCCGCGATATTTCAAGGACATCTTTCGCCTCTCCTTAATGAGTGAAGGTGTATAAACAGAGGCGCGTTCCTTCGAGCTGAAGCTCTACTTCCGTCTCTCAAGGAAACCCTTCAAAGAGAGATGAACGATTTGTTTCTGTATTCATTGTTACTGTTTTCTCTCTAGATGTCAAGCCTGAGCGGAGGGAATTTTGTTCTAAGCCTCGGCGGCTGCCGCAATCGGCAATCCCGTGGTAAAGCTGATGAAGCGCCCTTCTTACCCCGCATCCTATGCATGATCCGATTCCAGCCCATCGCTACTTCGCTTATCTGACCTGGACTGACATTGCCGCCCTGCCCGATCGCGCCAACGCGGTAATTGTGCAACCCATGGGGGCGATCGAGCAGCATGGCCCTCACCTGCCCCTGGCGGTGGATAGCGCCATCTGTACGACTGTGCTGGGCAAGGCATTGGCCCAGCTCGATGCGGCGGTACCTGTGTACAGTTTGCCCCCCCTCTACTACGGCAAGTCAAATGAGCACTGGCATTTTCCGGGAACGATCACCCTCTCTGCCGCAACCCTGCTGCGGGTAATTCATGATGTGGCCGAAAGCCTTTACCGGGCCGGGTTTCGCAAGC is a window of Nodosilinea sp. PGN35 DNA encoding:
- a CDS encoding pseudouridine synthase, which encodes MAERLQKILSQYGVASRRQAEQMIEAGQVQVNGAVAHLGQRADPSCDRIEVNHQPLQAHHRPAQHYLLLHKPLGMVSTCADPRDRPTVLSALPPELQAVGIHPVGRLDAYTTGALLLTNDGDFTFRLTHPRHDVSKTYRVRLEGQPSPEAIAAWRQGIYLDGQLTRPAQVRMISSGLNQTQLEVILQEGRNRQIRRMAQALGHRVLDLHRTAVGSVLLGNLGVGAYRALSSAEIEALLAESSVQSAPQQTASVPR
- a CDS encoding PAS domain-containing sensor histidine kinase, producing the protein MSIFVYLLGLATGALLLVWQRRQQRCRERRLIKILQAADWPSALGQVEQLVQTQPQQQRQLRSLGTSRDTLERILQTAPIGYLQVDEENQLIWCNDQANRLLKMNQPLTGPVQRRRLLLEVARSYELDALIEETREKQAHCQREWMLYQISPDPLHPKEEPTYPLRGYAIPLDRGEVGVFLENRQEAALLVQQRDRWTSDVAHELKTPLTSIRLVAETLQPRVDESQRRWLDRLVNETIRLSNLVEDLLNLSRLQGDQFQGLSLKPVDLPPLIQRAWVSLEPLAEVKGLQLAYDGPRHCLASLDEPLFHRVLLNLMDNAIKHSPNRASVYVRLMAPGAALSPGFDGDDPGVDALILDVMDTGSGFNAKDLPYIFDRFYRADPSRSRTVADLAPVAPGTVTEVSRGTGLGLAIVSQIVEAHNGTITAANHPDLGGGWLRLRLPLPQTD
- a CDS encoding DUF4278 domain-containing protein → MSLKYRGVDYEAATAQVPVSEEVIGRYRGAVATRHVAPQVKADHPQGLKYRGALVR
- a CDS encoding RodZ domain-containing protein; amino-acid sequence: MKIKELVDPNALYREQLSELGTLLRSARQQQGHTLEAMAEKTLIRPTLLSAIEQGDLDGLPEPVYIRGLLRRYGDALQLDGETLASQFFTPPRIQRTSWKESPAAQLRPLHLYGAYFLLLVAAVSGLSYVLRQTAPEVTVLPPLNPLDGSLETDSASPNAAAGPAPTAAQPEEPQAPIKVRMTLTAQSWLRITSDGSTEFEGILQPGDTRLWTADQALTIRAGNAGAVMVSYNDKQAEALGQPGMVREITYSPVEAISLAW